A genomic stretch from Mycobacterium malmoense includes:
- a CDS encoding cation:proton antiporter regulatory subunit has translation MDVKEVLLPGVGLRYEFTSHKGDRIGIVARRAGDFDVVLYGPDDPDQARPVLHLTDDEAEAVAQILGAPRIAERFTELSRQVPGLETGQVHIVAGSPFVGHPLGDTHARTRTGASIVAIVRNEEVLASPGPSEMLRAQDVLIVIGTEDGIAAVEQIIDKG, from the coding sequence ATGGATGTCAAGGAGGTGTTGCTGCCGGGCGTCGGCCTCCGATACGAATTCACCAGCCACAAGGGTGACCGGATCGGCATCGTCGCGCGCCGCGCCGGCGATTTCGACGTCGTCCTGTACGGCCCCGACGATCCCGATCAGGCCCGGCCGGTCCTGCACCTGACCGACGACGAGGCCGAGGCCGTGGCCCAGATCCTGGGCGCGCCGCGCATCGCCGAGCGGTTCACCGAACTTTCCCGGCAAGTGCCCGGGCTCGAGACCGGACAGGTCCACATCGTGGCCGGCAGCCCATTCGTGGGCCACCCATTGGGAGACACCCACGCCCGCACCCGCACCGGGGCGTCGATCGTCGCCATCGTGCGCAACGAGGAAGTGTTGGCCTCGCCCGGTCCGAGCGAAATGCTGCGCGCGCAAGACGTTCTGATCGTGATCGGCACCGAAGACGGCATCGCCGCGGTCGAGCAGATCATCGATAAGGGCTGA
- a CDS encoding cation:proton antiporter, which produces MQISGALLFQLGALLAILAILGAAARRFALSPIPVYLLAGLSLGKGGLLPVAAAGEFVTTGAPIGIVLLLLTLGLEFSANEFASSLRHHLPSAGVDIVLNATPGAVAGWLLGLDGVAILALAGVTYISSSGVIARLLEDLGRLGNRETPAVLSVLVLEDFAMAAYLPLFAVLASGGSVPVAVAGMVVAVGALVAAFAASYRWGHHVGRLVEHPDSEQLLLRVLGITLMVAAVAESLHASAAVGAFLVGLTLTGETADRARRVLGPLRDLFAAIFFLAIGLSVDPHELVPMLPVALVLAAATAATKVATGIVAARRDGVARRGQLRAGTALIARGEFSLIIIGLVGTSIPVVAALATSYVFVMAIVGPVLARFTGGPLPAAGPAN; this is translated from the coding sequence ATGCAAATTTCGGGGGCGCTGCTATTCCAGCTCGGCGCCCTCCTGGCCATTCTCGCCATATTGGGCGCCGCCGCGCGCCGGTTCGCGTTGTCCCCGATCCCGGTGTATCTGCTGGCGGGCCTCTCCCTGGGCAAGGGCGGCCTGCTGCCGGTGGCCGCGGCCGGTGAATTCGTCACGACCGGCGCGCCCATCGGCATCGTGTTGCTGCTGCTGACCCTGGGGCTGGAATTCTCGGCGAACGAATTCGCCAGCAGCCTGCGGCACCACCTGCCGTCCGCCGGTGTCGACATCGTCCTCAACGCCACACCCGGCGCGGTGGCCGGCTGGCTGCTGGGATTGGACGGAGTCGCCATCCTGGCCCTGGCCGGGGTCACCTACATCTCCTCGTCGGGTGTCATCGCGCGCCTGCTGGAGGACCTGGGCCGGCTCGGTAACCGGGAGACGCCGGCCGTGCTGTCGGTGCTGGTTCTCGAGGACTTCGCGATGGCGGCCTATCTGCCGCTGTTCGCGGTCCTCGCCTCGGGGGGCAGCGTGCCGGTGGCCGTCGCCGGCATGGTGGTCGCGGTCGGCGCGCTGGTGGCGGCATTTGCCGCGTCCTACCGCTGGGGCCATCACGTCGGCCGGCTGGTCGAACACCCCGATTCCGAGCAACTGTTGCTCAGGGTCCTGGGCATCACGCTGATGGTGGCGGCGGTGGCCGAATCCCTGCATGCGTCGGCCGCCGTCGGCGCGTTCCTGGTGGGCCTCACCTTGACTGGCGAAACGGCGGACCGGGCGCGCAGGGTGTTGGGCCCACTGCGCGATTTGTTCGCCGCCATCTTTTTCCTGGCGATCGGGCTTTCGGTGGACCCGCACGAGCTCGTTCCGATGCTTCCGGTGGCGCTGGTGCTGGCCGCCGCCACCGCGGCGACGAAGGTGGCCACCGGGATCGTCGCGGCCCGGCGCGACGGCGTGGCACGGCGCGGGCAGTTGCGCGCGGGCACCGCGCTCATTGCCAGGGGCGAATTCTCGTTGATCATCATCGGATTGGTCGGCACGTCCATCCCCGTGGTGGCGGCGCTGGCGACGTCGTACGTCTTCGTCATGGCGATCGTCGGTCCGGTGCTGGCCCGTTTTACGGGCGGTCCACTGCCGGCCGCCGGACCCGCGAACTAA
- the hpf gene encoding ribosome hibernation-promoting factor, HPF/YfiA family, protein MDSGQILDQPPAETGGPAEPTANAEVVFKGRNVEIPDHYRVYVSQKLARLERFDRSIYLFDVELKHAPNRRQRKSCQRVEITARGRGPVSRAEACADSFYAAFESAVDKLESRLRRVKDRRKVHYGDKTPVSLAAATAVTPLPGKAFTTEPVEPHQHDGSGPDEHGPGRVVRTKEHQARPMTVDDALYEMERVGHDFFLFYDKQTERPSVVYRRHAYDYGLIRLA, encoded by the coding sequence GTGGATTCCGGTCAGATTCTGGACCAACCGCCGGCGGAAACCGGCGGGCCGGCCGAACCGACAGCCAACGCCGAGGTCGTGTTCAAGGGCCGCAACGTCGAAATCCCCGATCACTACCGCGTCTACGTCTCGCAAAAACTCGCCCGCCTCGAACGCTTCGATCGCTCCATCTATCTCTTCGACGTGGAGCTCAAGCACGCACCCAACCGGCGTCAGCGCAAGTCGTGTCAACGCGTCGAAATCACCGCCCGGGGCCGCGGGCCGGTGAGCCGGGCGGAGGCCTGCGCCGACAGCTTCTATGCCGCCTTCGAGTCCGCGGTCGACAAACTGGAGAGCCGGCTGCGCCGCGTCAAGGACCGCCGCAAGGTCCACTACGGCGACAAGACCCCGGTTTCGCTGGCCGCCGCCACCGCGGTGACCCCGCTCCCCGGGAAAGCCTTCACCACCGAACCGGTGGAGCCGCACCAACATGACGGCTCCGGCCCCGACGAGCACGGGCCGGGGCGGGTGGTGCGCACCAAGGAGCACCAGGCCAGGCCGATGACGGTCGACGACGCGCTCTACGAGATGGAGCGCGTCGGGCACGACTTTTTCTTGTTCTACGACAAGCAGACCGAACGGCCGTCGGTCGTCTACCGCCGCCACGCCTACGATTACGGCCTGATCCGCTTGGCGTGA
- a CDS encoding WS/DGAT/MGAT family O-acyltransferase: MVTRLSPADASFYRLENTATPMYVGSLAILRRPRAGLSYETLLATVEQRLPQIPRYRQKVREVRIGMARPVWIDDSDFDITYHVRRSALPSPGSDEQLHELVARLAARPLDKSRPLWEMYLVEGLAKNRVALYTKSHQALINGMRALEINHVIADRTRHPPPFPEDIWIPERDPGHTRLVLGAIGDWLVGPGTQLQAVVGRLTNYGELLDAGRRVLDIARAVARGTAPSSPLNATVSRHRRFTVARGSLEDYRTVRARYDCDVNDVVLAVVAGALGNWLLSRGVAVSPTATVRAMAPLSVYADGQLDSAGPGQAISQVTPFLVDLPVGEPNPVVRLSQIAHATESNPTAASLVDARTIVTLSGFAPPTLHAMGIRVATSFPSFSKRTFNLLITNAPGAQSQMYIAGTKLLETYAVPPLLHNQALAISVTSYNGMLYFGINADREAMSDVDLLPGLLGQSLEELLEASR; the protein is encoded by the coding sequence ATGGTGACCCGGCTGTCTCCGGCGGACGCGTCCTTCTATCGACTGGAGAACACCGCCACCCCGATGTACGTCGGATCCCTGGCGATCCTGCGCCGTCCGCGCGCCGGATTGAGCTACGAGACGCTTTTGGCCACCGTCGAACAGCGGTTGCCTCAGATACCGCGCTACCGGCAGAAGGTCCGGGAAGTGCGAATCGGCATGGCCAGGCCCGTGTGGATCGACGACAGCGACTTCGACATCACCTATCACGTGAGGCGCTCGGCGCTGCCCTCGCCGGGCAGCGACGAGCAGCTGCACGAGCTGGTCGCGCGGCTGGCCGCGCGGCCGCTGGACAAGTCGCGGCCCTTGTGGGAGATGTACCTGGTGGAGGGCCTGGCCAAAAACCGGGTGGCCCTCTACACCAAGTCGCACCAGGCGCTGATCAACGGGATGAGGGCGCTGGAGATCAACCACGTCATCGCCGACCGGACCAGGCATCCACCGCCCTTCCCCGAAGACATCTGGATACCGGAACGCGACCCCGGCCACACTCGGCTGGTGTTGGGCGCGATCGGCGACTGGCTGGTGGGGCCGGGTACACAGCTCCAAGCCGTGGTGGGGCGGCTGACGAACTATGGCGAACTGCTGGACGCGGGCCGCCGCGTCCTCGACATCGCCCGCGCGGTGGCGCGCGGCACGGCGCCCAGCAGCCCGCTCAACGCGACCGTTTCGCGTCATCGGCGGTTCACGGTCGCTCGCGGCAGCCTCGAGGACTACCGCACCGTGCGCGCGCGCTATGACTGTGACGTCAACGATGTGGTGCTCGCCGTGGTGGCCGGCGCGCTGGGCAACTGGCTGCTGTCGCGTGGGGTGGCGGTGTCGCCGACCGCGACGGTCCGGGCGATGGCGCCGCTGTCGGTCTATGCCGATGGCCAACTCGACTCGGCCGGCCCGGGCCAGGCGATCAGTCAGGTCACGCCGTTTCTGGTCGATCTGCCGGTGGGGGAGCCGAATCCGGTGGTACGGCTGTCGCAGATCGCCCACGCCACCGAATCGAACCCGACCGCCGCCAGCCTGGTCGACGCCAGGACGATCGTCACCCTGTCGGGTTTTGCGCCGCCCACCCTGCACGCCATGGGTATCCGGGTCGCCACCAGCTTCCCGAGCTTCTCCAAGCGGACGTTCAACCTGTTGATCACCAACGCCCCGGGGGCCCAGTCGCAGATGTACATCGCCGGCACCAAGTTGTTGGAGACCTACGCGGTGCCGCCGCTGCTGCACAACCAGGCATTGGCGATCAGTGTGACGTCGTATAACGGCATGCTGTATTTCGGAATCAACGCCGATCGCGAGGCGATGAGCGACGTCGACCTGCTGCCGGGCCTGTTGGGCCAATCGCTGGAGGAACTGCTGGAAGCTTCCCGGTAG
- a CDS encoding Rv3235 family protein, producing the protein MPVVDYEPATRDVPRCRQSSRATLRRAARTPRRPYTGQPSREPKPPTPVTSAPMRRAAAFADAALRRVLEVIDRRRPVAQLRPMLAPGLVDSVLSIGRAAAGHEGAAVLRRTRLQPAGHRDPDTAAEVFGCYSRGERIHAIACRVEQVRAGAGTRWLVVALHIG; encoded by the coding sequence ATGCCCGTCGTCGACTACGAGCCGGCAACGCGCGACGTGCCCCGGTGCCGGCAGTCGTCCCGCGCGACGCTGCGCCGCGCCGCGCGGACGCCGCGCCGGCCTTACACCGGGCAACCCAGCAGGGAACCGAAACCGCCGACGCCGGTCACGTCCGCGCCGATGCGACGGGCCGCGGCCTTCGCCGACGCCGCGCTGCGCCGGGTGCTGGAAGTCATCGACCGCCGCCGTCCCGTTGCCCAGCTGCGGCCCATGCTGGCGCCGGGCCTGGTGGATTCCGTGCTCTCGATCGGCCGCGCGGCGGCCGGGCACGAGGGCGCCGCGGTGCTGCGCCGGACGCGGCTGCAACCGGCCGGGCACCGCGATCCCGACACCGCGGCCGAGGTTTTCGGCTGCTACAGCCGCGGCGAGCGGATCCACGCCATCGCCTGCCGCGTGGAACAGGTGCGGGCCGGCGCCGGTACCCGGTGGCTGGTGGTCGCCCTGCACATCGGCTGA
- the lpqB gene encoding MtrAB system accessory lipoprotein LpqB, with protein sequence MRQVWPLLFLTVLLAGCAGVPSSSAPQAIGTVERPAPSNLPKPTPGMDPDVLLREFLKATADPANRHLAARQFLTQSASNAWDDAGSALLIDHVVFVETRAAERVSATMRADILGSLSDVGVFETAEGVLPDPGPIELVKTSGGWRIDRLPNGVFLDWQQFQATYKRNTLYFADPTGKTVVPDPRYVAVSDHDQLATELVSKLLAGPRPELAHAVRNLLAPPLRLRGPVTRADGGKNGIGRGYGGARVDLEKLSTTDPHSRQLLAAQIIWTLARADIRGPYVINADGAPLDDRFAEGWTTSDVAATDPGVADGAGAGLHALVNGSLVGLDGQHTSTVPGAFGRMGDQTGAALSRSGRQVASVVTLRRGAPDMAASLWIGDLGGEAVQSADGRTLTRPSWSLDDAVWVVVDNNNVLRAIQEPASGQPARIPVDSAAVAGTFPGPITDLQLSRDGTRAAMVINGQVILASVEQTQAGQYALTYPRRLGFGLGNSVVSLSWRTGDDIVVTRIDAGHPVSYVNLDGVNSDAPARGLQTPVSTVAANPSTVYVAAPDGVLQYSASAPESQQNWSEVSGLTVSGAAPVLPG encoded by the coding sequence ATGCGGCAGGTCTGGCCGCTGTTGTTCCTAACGGTGTTGCTCGCCGGCTGCGCGGGGGTGCCCAGCTCGTCGGCCCCGCAAGCCATCGGCACCGTCGAGCGGCCGGCGCCGTCGAACCTGCCCAAGCCGACCCCGGGCATGGACCCCGACGTGCTGCTGCGCGAATTCCTCAAGGCCACAGCCGATCCGGCGAACCGGCACCTGGCCGCGCGGCAGTTCCTCACCCAGTCGGCATCCAACGCCTGGGACGACGCCGGCAGCGCGCTGCTGATCGACCACGTGGTATTCGTGGAAACCCGTGCCGCCGAACGGGTTTCGGCGACCATGCGGGCAGACATCCTGGGCTCGCTGTCCGACGTGGGCGTGTTCGAAACCGCCGAGGGCGTGCTGCCGGACCCGGGCCCGATCGAGTTGGTCAAGACGTCCGGCGGCTGGCGAATCGACCGCCTGCCCAACGGCGTCTTCCTGGACTGGCAGCAGTTCCAGGCGACCTACAAACGCAACACGCTGTACTTCGCCGACCCGACCGGCAAGACCGTGGTTCCCGATCCGCGCTACGTCGCGGTGTCCGACCACGACCAGCTGGCCACCGAACTCGTCTCCAAGCTGCTGGCCGGGCCGCGGCCCGAGCTGGCGCACGCGGTCCGCAATCTGCTGGCCCCGCCGCTGCGGCTGCGCGGGCCGGTGACCCGGGCCGACGGTGGTAAGAACGGGATCGGGCGCGGGTACGGCGGCGCCCGCGTCGATCTGGAGAAACTTTCCACCACCGATCCGCACAGCAGGCAATTGCTTGCCGCACAGATCATTTGGACGCTGGCCCGGGCGGACATCAGGGGCCCGTACGTGATCAACGCCGACGGCGCACCGCTGGACGACAGGTTCGCCGAAGGGTGGACCACCTCCGATGTCGCCGCCACCGACCCCGGCGTGGCCGACGGCGCGGGCGCGGGGTTGCACGCCCTGGTCAACGGGTCACTGGTCGGGCTGGACGGGCAGCACACCAGCACCGTGCCGGGGGCCTTCGGGCGGATGGGGGATCAGACCGGCGCCGCGCTGTCCCGCAGCGGGCGGCAGGTGGCGTCGGTGGTGACGCTGCGCCGCGGCGCCCCGGATATGGCGGCGTCGTTGTGGATCGGCGACCTCGGCGGCGAGGCGGTCCAGTCCGCCGACGGGCGCACCCTGACGCGGCCGAGCTGGTCGCTGGACGACGCGGTCTGGGTGGTGGTCGACAACAACAACGTGCTGCGCGCGATCCAGGAACCGGCGTCCGGGCAACCCGCACGGATCCCGGTGGATTCCGCCGCGGTGGCCGGCACCTTCCCCGGGCCGATCACCGACCTGCAGCTGTCCCGGGACGGGACGCGCGCCGCGATGGTGATCAATGGGCAGGTGATCCTCGCCAGCGTCGAGCAGACCCAGGCCGGCCAGTACGCGCTGACCTACCCGCGGCGGCTGGGTTTCGGCCTGGGCAACTCGGTGGTCTCGTTGTCCTGGCGAACCGGCGACGACATCGTGGTGACCCGCATCGACGCCGGCCATCCCGTGTCCTACGTCAACCTCGACGGGGTGAACTCCGACGCGCCGGCCCGCGGCCTGCAGACCCCGGTGTCGACGGTCGCGGCCAACCCGTCCACGGTGTACGTCGCCGCCCCGGACGGCGTGCTGCAGTATTCGGCGTCGGCTCCCGAAAGCCAACAGAACTGGTCGGAGGTGTCCGGGCTGACGGTGTCCGGCGCGGCGCCGGTGTTGCCGGGCTGA
- the ppk2 gene encoding polyphosphate kinase 2 has product MSTATNDSASARAKKTKSTPPAARKISDAVYEAELFRLQTEFVKLQEWVRHSGERLVVIFEGRDAAGKGGVIKRITEYLSPRVVRVAALPMPTEREHGEWYYQRYIAHLPAKGEIVLFDRSWYNRAGIEKVMGFCTPQEYVLFLRQTPIFEQMLIDDGILLRKYWFSVSEAEQLRRFKARLNDPVRQWKLSTMDLESVYRWEDYSRAKDEMMVHTDTPISPWYVVESDIKKHARLNMMAHLLSTIEYHDVEWPKVKLPKHPIVSENYHRPPRELSTYVGDYASTLIEE; this is encoded by the coding sequence GTGAGCACCGCGACAAACGACAGCGCGTCGGCGAGGGCGAAGAAAACGAAATCGACCCCGCCGGCCGCGCGCAAGATTTCCGACGCCGTCTACGAGGCCGAATTATTCAGGCTACAAACAGAATTCGTGAAGCTGCAGGAATGGGTGCGCCATTCCGGGGAGCGTCTGGTGGTTATCTTCGAAGGTCGTGACGCGGCCGGCAAGGGCGGCGTCATCAAACGGATCACCGAGTACCTGAGTCCGCGGGTGGTCCGGGTCGCCGCGTTGCCGATGCCGACAGAGCGGGAACACGGCGAGTGGTATTACCAGCGCTATATCGCCCACCTGCCGGCCAAAGGGGAGATCGTGCTGTTCGATCGGTCGTGGTACAACCGCGCCGGCATCGAGAAAGTCATGGGGTTCTGTACGCCGCAAGAGTATGTGCTGTTTTTGCGACAGACGCCGATTTTCGAGCAGATGCTCATCGACGACGGGATTTTGCTGCGCAAATATTGGTTCTCGGTCTCCGAGGCCGAACAGCTGCGCAGGTTCAAGGCGCGACTGAATGACCCTGTGCGGCAATGGAAACTCAGCACGATGGACCTGGAATCGGTGTATCGGTGGGAGGACTATTCGCGCGCCAAAGACGAGATGATGGTGCACACCGATACCCCCATCAGCCCGTGGTACGTCGTCGAATCGGATATCAAGAAGCACGCGCGGCTGAACATGATGGCCCATCTGCTATCCACGATCGAATACCACGACGTGGAATGGCCCAAGGTCAAACTGCCGAAACATCCGATCGTGAGCGAGAACTACCACCGCCCGCCGCGTGAGCTGTCGACCTACGTCGGCGACTACGCGTCCACCTTGATCGAGGAGTAA
- a CDS encoding ComF family protein, whose translation MLDLILPLECGGCGAPSTRWCDACAAELSVAAGQPHVITPRIDPQAPVFALGRYAGARRHAILAMKERGRGDLVAPLAHALAVGIHRLLTWGMVETPLTIVPAPTRRWAARRRGGDPVTRLARAAVAEHPDVTVVQALRMKALARDSAGLGTAARERNIAGRVLLRGPRVRTEVLVVDDIVTTGATACESVRTLRAAGIRVAAVLAIAAA comes from the coding sequence GTGCTCGACCTGATCCTGCCGCTGGAATGCGGTGGCTGCGGGGCGCCGTCGACCCGCTGGTGTGACGCCTGCGCGGCGGAGCTGTCGGTGGCCGCCGGGCAGCCGCACGTGATCACGCCCCGCATCGACCCGCAGGCGCCGGTGTTCGCGCTGGGTCGCTACGCCGGCGCCCGCCGCCACGCGATTCTCGCGATGAAGGAACGCGGCCGCGGCGACCTCGTCGCACCGCTGGCCCACGCGCTGGCCGTCGGGATCCACCGGCTGCTGACCTGGGGGATGGTCGAGACCCCGCTGACGATCGTGCCCGCGCCGACGCGGCGTTGGGCGGCGCGCCGGCGCGGCGGTGACCCCGTCACCCGGCTGGCCCGGGCCGCGGTCGCCGAACACCCCGACGTCACCGTCGTGCAGGCGTTGCGAATGAAGGCACTGGCCCGCGACTCCGCGGGCCTGGGCACGGCCGCGCGCGAACGCAACATCGCGGGCCGGGTGCTGCTGCGCGGTCCGCGGGTGCGCACCGAAGTCTTGGTCGTCGACGACATCGTCACCACCGGTGCGACGGCATGCGAGTCGGTGCGGACCCTGCGCGCCGCCGGGATCCGCGTGGCCGCGGTGTTGGCGATCGCGGCGGCATGA
- the secA gene encoding preprotein translocase subunit SecA, with amino-acid sequence MLSKLLRLGEGRMVKRLKKVADYVNTLSDDVEKLTDAELRAKTDEFKKRLEEGETLDDLLPEAFAVAREAAWRVLDQRPFDVQVMGAAALHLGNVAEMKTGEGKTLTCVLPAYLNALAGEGVHIVTVNDYLAKRDSEWMGRVHRFLGLQVGVILAPMTPDERRVAYNADITYGTNNEFGFDYLRDNMAHSLDDLVQRGHNFAIVDEVDSILIDEARTPLIISGPADGASNWYTEFARLAPLMEKDTHYEVDLRKRTVGVHEKGVEFVEDQLGIDNLYEAANSPLVSYLNNALKAKELFNRDKDYIVRDGEVLIVDEFTGRVLIGRRYNEGMHQAIEAKEHVEIKAENQTLATITLQNYFRLYDKLAGMTGTAQTEAAELHEIYKLGVVSIPTNKPMIRTDQSDLIYKTEEAKYIAVVDDVAERYEKGQPVLIGTTSVERSEYLSRQFTKRRLPHNVLNAKYHEQEATIVAVAGRRGGITVATNMAGRGTDIVLGGNVDFLTDQRLRARGLDPVETPDEYEAAWHQELPLVKEEAGKEAADVVEAGGLYVLGTERHESRRIDNQLRGRSGRQGDPGESRFYLSLSDELMRRFNGAALEAMLNRLNLPDDVPIENKMVTRAIKSAQTQVEQQNFEVRKNVLKYDEVMNQQRKVIYAERRRILEGENLKEQALDMVRDVVTAYVDGATADGYAEDWDLDALWSALKTLYPVGITHESLTRQDEESDRDDLTRDELLDALREDAERAYAAREAELEELAGEGAMRQLERNVLLNVIDRKWREHLYEMDYLKEGIGLRAMAQRDPLVEYQREGYDMFMAMLDGLKEESVGFLFNVSVEAVPAPRVAPVQTPEGLAELATAAGQQDGEGGAPAVREEALSTLRAKGIEDEAPALTYSGPSEDGSAQVQRNGGGAATTSAGTSRRERREAKRRQGRGAKPPKSVKGR; translated from the coding sequence GTGCTGTCGAAGTTGCTGCGCCTTGGTGAAGGTCGCATGGTCAAGCGCCTCAAAAAGGTGGCCGACTATGTCAACACGTTGTCCGACGACGTCGAGAAGCTGACCGATGCGGAGCTGCGGGCCAAGACCGACGAGTTCAAGAAGCGTCTCGAAGAGGGCGAAACCCTCGACGACCTGCTGCCCGAGGCGTTCGCCGTGGCCCGGGAGGCCGCCTGGCGGGTGCTCGACCAGCGCCCGTTCGACGTGCAGGTGATGGGCGCCGCCGCGCTGCACCTGGGCAACGTCGCCGAGATGAAGACCGGTGAGGGCAAGACCCTGACCTGTGTGCTGCCCGCCTACCTCAACGCGCTGGCCGGCGAGGGCGTGCACATCGTCACCGTCAACGACTACCTGGCCAAACGCGACAGCGAATGGATGGGTCGCGTACACCGCTTCCTCGGGCTGCAGGTCGGGGTGATCCTGGCGCCCATGACGCCCGACGAACGCCGGGTGGCCTACAACGCCGACATCACCTACGGCACCAACAACGAGTTCGGCTTCGACTACCTGCGTGACAACATGGCGCACTCGCTCGACGACCTGGTGCAGCGCGGGCACAACTTCGCCATCGTCGACGAGGTCGACTCCATCCTGATCGACGAGGCCCGCACCCCGCTGATCATCTCCGGGCCCGCCGACGGGGCCTCCAATTGGTACACGGAGTTCGCCCGGTTGGCGCCGCTGATGGAAAAGGACACCCACTACGAGGTCGACCTGCGCAAGCGGACCGTCGGCGTGCACGAAAAGGGCGTGGAATTCGTCGAGGACCAGCTCGGCATCGACAACCTCTACGAGGCCGCCAACTCGCCGCTGGTCAGCTACCTGAACAACGCGCTGAAGGCCAAGGAGCTGTTCAACCGCGACAAGGACTACATCGTCCGCGACGGCGAGGTGCTCATCGTCGACGAGTTCACCGGCCGCGTGCTGATCGGGCGCCGCTACAACGAGGGCATGCACCAGGCCATCGAGGCCAAGGAGCACGTCGAGATCAAGGCCGAGAACCAGACGCTGGCCACCATCACGCTGCAGAACTACTTCCGGCTCTACGACAAGCTCGCCGGCATGACCGGCACCGCCCAGACCGAGGCGGCCGAGCTGCACGAGATCTACAAGCTCGGCGTGGTCAGCATCCCGACCAACAAGCCGATGATCCGCACCGACCAGTCCGACCTCATCTACAAGACCGAGGAAGCCAAATACATCGCGGTGGTCGACGACGTCGCCGAGCGCTACGAGAAGGGCCAGCCGGTGCTGATCGGCACCACCAGCGTGGAGCGCTCGGAGTACCTGTCGCGGCAGTTCACCAAGCGGCGCCTCCCGCACAACGTGCTCAACGCCAAGTACCACGAGCAGGAGGCCACCATCGTCGCGGTGGCGGGCCGCCGCGGCGGCATCACCGTCGCCACCAACATGGCCGGCCGCGGCACCGACATCGTGCTGGGCGGCAACGTCGACTTCCTCACCGACCAGCGGCTGCGCGCCCGCGGCCTGGATCCGGTGGAAACCCCCGACGAGTACGAGGCCGCGTGGCACCAGGAGCTGCCGCTCGTCAAGGAGGAGGCCGGCAAGGAGGCCGCCGACGTGGTCGAGGCCGGCGGCCTGTACGTGCTGGGCACCGAACGGCACGAGTCGCGGCGCATCGACAACCAGCTGCGCGGCCGTTCGGGCCGCCAGGGCGACCCGGGCGAGTCCCGCTTTTACCTGTCGCTGAGCGACGAGCTGATGCGCCGCTTCAACGGCGCCGCGCTGGAGGCGATGCTCAACCGGCTGAACCTGCCCGACGACGTGCCGATCGAGAACAAGATGGTGACCCGCGCGATCAAGAGCGCGCAGACCCAGGTCGAGCAGCAGAACTTCGAGGTCAGAAAGAACGTCCTCAAATACGACGAGGTGATGAACCAGCAGCGCAAGGTGATCTACGCCGAGCGCCGTCGCATCCTGGAGGGCGAGAACCTCAAGGAGCAGGCGCTGGACATGGTGCGCGACGTCGTCACCGCCTACGTCGACGGCGCGACCGCCGACGGTTACGCCGAGGATTGGGACCTGGACGCGTTGTGGTCGGCGCTCAAGACGCTCTACCCGGTGGGGATCACGCACGAGAGCCTGACCCGTCAGGACGAGGAATCCGACCGCGACGACCTCACCCGCGACGAGCTGCTCGACGCGCTGCGCGAAGATGCCGAACGCGCTTATGCCGCAAGGGAAGCCGAACTCGAGGAACTGGCCGGTGAGGGTGCGATGCGCCAGCTGGAACGCAACGTGTTGCTCAATGTGATCGACCGCAAGTGGCGCGAGCACCTCTACGAGATGGACTACCTCAAGGAGGGCATCGGGCTGCGGGCGATGGCGCAGCGCGACCCGCTGGTGGAGTACCAGCGCGAGGGCTACGACATGTTCATGGCCATGCTCGACGGCCTGAAAGAGGAGTCGGTCGGCTTCTTGTTCAACGTCAGCGTGGAGGCGGTGCCCGCCCCGCGGGTCGCTCCGGTGCAAACACCCGAGGGGCTGGCGGAATTGGCGACGGCCGCCGGCCAGCAGGACGGGGAGGGTGGTGCGCCCGCGGTGCGCGAGGAGGCGCTAAGCACGTTGCGCGCCAAGGGAATTGAGGATGAGGCGCCCGCCCTGACCTATTCCGGCCCGTCCGAGGACGGTTCGGCGCAGGTGCAACGCAACGGCGGTGGCGCGGCCACGACCTCGGCCGGCACCAGCCGACGCGAGCGGCGGGAGGCCAAGCGGCGGCAGGGACGCGGTGCCAAGCCGCCGAAATCGGTGAAGGGGCGCTGA